A genomic segment from Aspergillus puulaauensis MK2 DNA, chromosome 1, nearly complete sequence encodes:
- a CDS encoding uncharacterized protein (COG:S;~EggNog:ENOG410PHDB;~InterPro:IPR021858;~PFAM:PF11951;~TransMembrane:1 (o368-387i)) → MLGFIGEITSDFQQKHLDLTNGGTIAPSSTAIAEVDGSLFHDERQMTWGPGGVDDVGLVPEQNSPRRSSAGEVWEEQLLEHFRESEAPPTIFGSIDLEWKYVRDAMISQSGGCRALLLAIYCYSDIHKAWAEGRPWKLGPTYHGQASSEIQTCLLGEVSESSLKKMYESILLLMLAELISHENWHPATPFLHTSYLILQRFHNRTRSWTGLAHLISSWVTLLDIKALVAGRDGDPLAEFGNLTHPEANDISNSTLEDNDTSNDPLFTCPTYLITHSITSPAFTFFLATQQLTRRIVIIDLHHRTRGTVSDEFEVLQIAHTVSADLETLWNRRPKILDLYSSTPADEESLYDSLAPNLATAIVRTFRTYVANFLALFVYLHRVAFAIYPRTDRVYRAVDQIIHLAKEESSRPNRCSTAMATASNTSGSGSVPMGFVWPLFIAALEGSIEQREWIVAEMQRMAALGPGLGHPNAGKALVLLEEMTRRQDASRTWADSRCVRRELFADFFVMI, encoded by the exons ATGCTAGGGTTTATTGGGGAAATCACTTCGGATTTCCAGCAGAAGCATCTCGATCTCACGAACGGGGGGACCATCGCACCCTCTTCAACGGCTATAGCCGAAGTCGATGGCAGTTTGTTTCATGATGAGCGACAGATGACCTGGGGTCCTGGGGGAGTAGACGATGTTGGACTTGTACCAGAGCAGAACTCTCCTCGCAGGTCGAGCGCGGGGGAGGTTTGGGAAGAACAACTGCTTGAACATTTCCGGGAGAGTGAGGCGCCGCCTACGATCTTTGGATCGATCGACTTGGAATGGAAATATGTGAGGGATGCTATGATTTCTCAGTCTGGGGGCTGTCGTGCGCTtttactagctatatattgCTACTCGGACATCCATAAGGCGTGGGCTGAGGGAAGGCCATGGAAACTGGGCCCAACATATCATGGGCAGGCGAGTTCGGAGATTCAGACTTGTTTACTGGGGGAGGTGAGCGAATCGTCGCTCAAGAAAATGTATGAGAGTATTTTGCTGCTTATGTTGGCCGAG CTCATATCCCACGAGAACTGGCATCCGGCAACCCCGTTCCTCCACACCTCATACCTCATTCTCCAACGCTTTCATAACCGTACTCGATCCTGGACTGGTCTTGCCCACCTCATCTCCTCATGGGTCACCCTTCTCGACATCAAAGCCCTCGTGGCCGGCCGTGATGGGGATCCTCTCGCCGAGTTTGGAAACCTCACACATCCCGAGGCCAATGACATATCGAACTCTACCTTAGAAGATAACGATACCTCAAACGACCCTCTGTTCACATGTCCAACCTACCTAATAACCCACTCGATCACCTCCCCggccttcaccttcttcctcgccactCAGCAGCTCACTCGGCGCATCGTCATAATAGACCTACACCACCGCACGCGAGGCACCGTCTCCGACGAATTTGAAGTCCTCCAAATTGCACACACAGTCTCCGCAGACCTAGAGACCCTCTGGAACCGCCGCCCCAAAATCCTAGACCTCTACTCCTCAACACCCGCAGACGAAGAATCCCTCTATGACTCTCTCGCTCCGAATCTGGCGACGGCTATCGTTCGCACTTTCAGAACGTACGTTGCAAACTTTCTCGCCTTGTTTGTTTACCTCCACCGCGTTGCGTTTGCGATTTACCCACGTACCGATAGGGTCTATCGAGCTGTCGACCAGATTATCCATCttgcgaaggaggaaagTAGCCGTCCGAATCGTTGTTCTACAGCTATGGCTACGGCTAGCAACACCTCCGGGTCAGGATCCGTGCCAATGGGGTTTGTATGGCCGTTATTCATCGCGGCGCTAGAAGGCTCTATTGAGCAGCGGGAGTGGATCGTCGCTGAGATGCAGCGCATGGCGGCGCTAGGCCCGGGACTGGGACATCCGAATGCAGGGAAGGCGTTAGTACTGCTTGaggagatgacgaggcgACAGGATGCGTCGAGGACGTGGGCGGACTCGAGGTGTGTGCGGCGAGAGCTGTTTGCGGATTTCTTTGTAATGATATAa
- a CDS encoding arylsulfatase (COG:P;~EggNog:ENOG410PFR8;~InterPro:IPR017850,IPR000917,IPR024607;~PFAM:PF00884;~go_function: GO:0003824 - catalytic activity [Evidence IEA];~go_function: GO:0008484 - sulfuric ester hydrolase activity [Evidence IEA]), with protein MGKRPNFLVVVADDLGFSDIGCFGSEIRTPNIDKIAQQGVRFTDFHAAAACSPTRAMIMTGTDHHIAGLGNLIEWTNISGQNGPKGSSTDTAPQRGMPGYEGYLNERVVALPEILRDAGYHTLMSGKWHLGLTPERSPFKRGFDRSLAHLPACSNHYAYEPQLQEPDETPTFLEASYIALHMEDDKYVKKLPEGWYSSDGYGDKLREYLSDWHKNKKEDEDKPFFAYLPFTAPHWPLQAPREYIDHYRGIYDDGPDALRQKRLERLKALGMIRQDVEPHPVVVDEGEGKPWETLTAEEKKLSCRAMEVFAGMVECIDANVGKITDYLASIDELDNTFVCFMSDNGAEGAAYEAYPLVQSGVLPHLLKYYDNSYDNLGNGDSFIWYGPRWAQAATAPSRLYKAYTTEGGVRVPFLARFPSSVQTADAARNGAITDQFATVMDLAPSILSMAGISHPAPEYQGREVVPMRGKSFHAWARGSSPRIHEKDFIQGWETCGRAALRFADWKIVYIPKPKGPERWQLYNLVEDPGEVNDLAEKYPERLEKLLKLWDQYVIETGVIPLNPDLGEFLEATEAQMPENAWMEYDYWKIGARDEPEKFTRKPPRFQRTVKQF; from the exons ATGGGTAAACGTCCCAActttctcgtcgtcgtcgccgatgATTTGGGCTTCTCCGACATTGGCTGCTTCGGCAGCGAGATTCGCACGCCCAACATTGACAAAATAGCCCAGCAGGGCGTGCGGTTCACGGACTtccatgctgctgctgcttgttc ACCCACCCGCGCCATGATCATGACAGGCACCGACCACCACATCGCCGGGCTCGGAAACCTGATCGAATGGACCAACATCTCTGGTCAGAACGGCCCCAAAGGCTCCAGTACAGACACTGCTCCTCAGCGCGGCATGCCTGGGTACGAGGGCTATCTCAACGAGCGGGTCGTTGCCCTCCCCGAGATTCTGCGCGACGCTGGCTACCACACCCTCATGTCTGGGAAATGGCATCTAGGACTCACGCCGGAGCGCTCCCCATTCAAGCGCGGATTCGACCGCTCCCTCGCCCATCTGCCCGCATGCTCAAACCACTACGCTTACGAACCACAGCTCCAGGAGCCAGACGAGACCCCGACCTTCCTCGAGGCGAGCTATATCGCGCTGCACATGGAAGACGACAAGTACGTTAAAAAGCTGCCCGAGGGGTGGTACTCGTCCGACGGCTACGGCGATAAACTGCGCGAGTATCTCAGCGACTGgcacaagaacaagaaagaggatgaggataagCCTTTCTTCGCATACTTGCCCTTCACAGCTCCACACTGGCCTCTGCAAGCACCCCGTGAATACATCGACCACTACCGCGGTATCTACGACGACGGCCCCGACGCCCTGCGCCAGAAACGTCTCGAACGCCTCAAAGCCCTCGGCATGATCCGCCAGGACGTAGAACCACACCCAgtcgtcgtcgacgaaggcgaaggcaAGCCCTGGGAAACCCTCACGgctgaagaaaagaaactctCCTGCCGCGCAATGGAAGTCTTCGCAGGAATGGTCGAATGCATCGACGCCAACGTCGGCAAGATAACCGACTACCTGGCCTCCATCGACGAGCTCGACAACACCTTCGTCTGCTTCATGTCCGACAATGGCGCGGAGGGCGCCGCATACGAAGCCTACCCGCTCGTCCAATCCGGGGTTCTCCCTCACCTCCTCAAATACTACGACAACAGCTACGATAATCTAGGCAACGGGGACTCCTTCATCTGGTACGGTCCGCGCTGGGCGCAGGCCGCGACTGCACCGTCCCGCCTGTACAAGGCATACACGACAGAAGGCGGCGTGCGCGTGCCATTTCTCGCACGCTTCCCGTCCTCCGTCCAAACAGCCGACGCAGCGCGGAATGGCGCAATCACCGACCAATTCGCAACAGTCATGGACCTGGCCCCCTCGATCCTCTCCATGGCTGGGATCTCACACCCCGCGCCTGAATACCAGGGCCGCGAGGTCGTTCCGATGCGCGGGAAGAGCTTCCATGCCTGGGCGAGGGGTAGCAGCCCGCGCATCCACGAGAAGGACTTTATCCAGGGTTGGGAGACATGCGGCCGGGCGGCCCTGCGCTTCGCAGACTGGAAGATCGTGTATATACCCAAGCCGAAGGGGCCGGAGCGGTGGCAGCTGTATAACCTGGTCGAAGATCCCGGGGAGGTGAATGACCTAGCAGAGAAGTATCCCGAGCggttggagaagctgctgaagcttTGGGACCAGTATGTTATCGAGACTGGGGTCATTCCGTTGAACCCGGATCTGGGCGAGTTCCTTGAGGCGACGGAGGCGCAGATGCCCGAGAATGCGTGGATGGAGTATGATTATTGGAAGATTGGGGCGAGGGATGAGCCTGAGAAGTTTACGCGGAAGCCGCCGAGGTTCCAAAGGACTGTCAAGCAGTTTTAG